The DNA sequence CCCCCTGCGCATGAACGACACCTCCCTGGGCGTGTTGTCCTGCTACGCCCGGCGTCCGGGCGCGTTCAACGACACTGCCGTCGCCGATGCGGGCGTGCTGGCGGTCCATGCCGTGGTCGCTGTCGCAGCCGCTCAGGACGAGCTGCGAGCCGACAACCTCGAAATCGGGTTGCTGAGCGCACGGACCACCGGAACCGCCGTGGGCATCTTGATGGAGCGGTACAAGCTGACCTCTCAGGACGCGTTCACCCTGCTCAGCAAGTCAAGCCAGAACCTGAACCGGCCGCTGGCCATGCTTGCCGCGGAACTGGTGGAGACCGGCACCTTCGTCGGCTTAGGCGGTCTCACTCCGTAACTGCCGATCCTTTGTCCGTATGCTCGCGGGCCATTTTTCCGGCTCGGCGACGGGTGTCCCGGAGGCCCTGACGACCTCGTGGCCGTCCGCCGCGACCGACCCGTCAGCAGGCGCCGCCTCCTCCAAGGGGTCGGAGTGGGCGGTCAGGTCGAGAACGGCAGCCACGTCTGGCTGCTCGTCGCTGTCAGGGCGCTCGGCCTTCGTGTGGAGGGCGTTGGCCTGGTCGACGAAGTGCCTAGCTACCTCCCGCAGGTCGACGCTGCTCTTCTGCGCCAGGGTGGTCAGGTAGGCGAAGGCGGCGTGGTCGTCGAGGCCGAAGCGCTCCATCGCCAGTCCCACGGCCTTGCCGACCACCCGGTTGGTCTCGAGGGCGACCGTGAGCTGGTGCTCACGCTGCGCCTGGGCGAGGGCCAGGGCCGCCTGGCCGGCGAGCAGCTTGGCCTGGGCCAGCCGAACCATGTCGACGGGCAGGTATGCCGCGGAGT is a window from the Phycicoccus sp. M110.8 genome containing:
- a CDS encoding GAF and ANTAR domain-containing protein, which produces MTYSSSPNLVALDGQASAWCGGAVLPALESLLDMAELWAPGTFVGISGANRSGTYTTLVANHQLVWDLDSLQNDLDEGPGLTALREDHTVVTDDTESEHRWAPFTSRAVEAGVRSILSVPLVLGNKTFGALNLYSAAYLPVDMVRLAQAKLLAGQAALALAQAQREHQLTVALETNRVVGKAVGLAMERFGLDDHAAFAYLTTLAQKSSVDLREVARHFVDQANALHTKAERPDSDEQPDVAAVLDLTAHSDPLEEAAPADGSVAADGHEVVRASGTPVAEPEKWPASIRTKDRQLRSETA